One Novipirellula galeiformis DNA window includes the following coding sequences:
- a CDS encoding NAD-dependent epimerase, with translation MSTYLVTGTAGFIGYHLALRLLKQGVDVVGFDIVNDYYDVQLKRDRLAQLHDFDNFTLVESDLADQAAVNDVFRKYDFDRVVHLAAQAGVRYSLENPHAYVTSNVVAFMNVLEACRHANSPHLTYASSSSVYGGCTQMPFSVHDRVDHPLSLYAATKKGNELTAHTYSHLYGLPTTGLRFFTVYGPWGRPDMALFLFTKAILAGEPINVFNHGKMRRDFTYIDDIVEGVHRVSEQIAQPNPNWNSDAPDPATSQAPYRVFNIGNSQPVELGHFIEVIENAIGIKAVKNMMPMQPGDVPATYADVDALVEAVGFQPETSIETGVKRFVDWYRAYYQV, from the coding sequence ATGAGCACCTATCTTGTTACCGGTACCGCGGGCTTCATTGGTTACCACTTGGCGCTTCGGCTGCTCAAGCAAGGCGTCGATGTCGTCGGTTTTGATATCGTGAATGACTATTACGATGTTCAACTCAAGCGAGACCGACTGGCCCAACTTCACGACTTTGACAACTTCACGTTGGTGGAATCGGACTTAGCGGACCAAGCCGCCGTCAACGATGTGTTTCGCAAATACGACTTTGATCGTGTCGTTCACCTCGCCGCCCAGGCGGGCGTTCGCTATTCGCTCGAGAACCCACACGCCTATGTGACCAGTAATGTCGTCGCGTTTATGAACGTGCTCGAAGCATGCCGTCATGCCAATTCGCCGCATCTCACGTATGCCAGTAGCAGCAGCGTTTATGGCGGTTGCACTCAGATGCCGTTTTCGGTGCATGATCGGGTCGATCATCCGCTCAGCCTTTACGCGGCAACCAAGAAGGGGAATGAGCTCACCGCCCACACCTACAGCCATCTGTATGGTTTGCCGACGACGGGACTGCGTTTCTTTACGGTTTATGGACCCTGGGGCCGTCCCGACATGGCCTTGTTTTTGTTCACCAAAGCGATTCTGGCCGGTGAACCGATCAATGTATTCAATCACGGAAAAATGCGTCGCGATTTCACCTACATCGACGATATCGTCGAAGGGGTTCACCGCGTGTCCGAACAGATTGCTCAGCCCAATCCAAACTGGAATAGCGACGCTCCCGATCCGGCGACCAGCCAAGCGCCCTACCGAGTCTTCAACATTGGAAATTCCCAACCGGTTGAACTCGGCCATTTCATCGAAGTGATCGAGAATGCGATCGGTATCAAGGCGGTGAAGAACATGATGCCGATGCAACCGGGGGATGTTCCGGCAACGTATGCCGATGTCGATGCGCTCGTCGAGGCGGTTGGATTTCAGCCGGAAACGTCGATTGAAACCGGGGTCAAGCGATTTGTCGATTGGTACCGCGCGTACTATCAAGTGTAG
- a CDS encoding ExeA family protein, giving the protein MQRSDQQYVTPPFPAFPSVSRYVPLGSIADAMARVCRSVDSREGVSLVVGPPGTGKSLLCSLLVDRYRETHDVVVLGETPIDSPAAYLRHLLHHLGADYRGIGDADLQLALVDRVCDNDPPNAGLLIIVDEAQALGADVLEAIRMSTNIHSGGQPRVFAVVVGGVRLDDTLAAPSMEPFSQRIAARCYLHPMNADETRHYITETIQCCGADPDSTITGEAISAVHHACSGVPRLVNQIMTEAIDIAEAADESLISDYTIDCAWAQLQQLPSPMIESPEFASQGAPVEFGELEELDETPGADARVEEEVATAKVDSQACDPSEVDCEAGACDEMVCEQENEAADCVAATGSAATESADEKRDLVASTIRENMLSADVASEHAETVKGETQYHSLVSFPVSKVSTLGERRAAVKDPSVIFGEFDDEEDVCLGSAGKPAGARGVAESTPLPPASTPCMDSDSTGSRTIDSQSIDSQCDDLEAMLHQEIIGIGDMSANANFLALHEAADQAWAEARLNEATSSEHSDVESFVDEAEAMPSTLSLHVDERRTSSCELETKLRTDLSDGSLRLTVRDDSDLLIIEEDVDLSRSSSSTSSERDQTEVSVDCHAMIQRMRTGCGS; this is encoded by the coding sequence ATGCAACGCTCCGATCAACAATACGTGACTCCACCGTTTCCAGCATTCCCGAGTGTTTCACGGTACGTTCCGCTTGGTTCGATCGCCGACGCAATGGCACGCGTTTGTCGTAGCGTGGATTCTCGCGAAGGCGTTTCATTGGTCGTCGGGCCTCCGGGAACGGGCAAGTCGTTGCTATGCTCATTGCTGGTCGATCGCTACCGTGAAACTCACGATGTGGTGGTCCTCGGTGAAACCCCCATCGACAGCCCCGCAGCTTATTTGCGTCACTTGCTGCATCATCTCGGAGCGGACTATCGCGGCATTGGCGATGCCGACCTGCAACTTGCATTGGTCGATCGCGTGTGTGATAACGATCCACCCAACGCGGGGCTATTGATCATCGTTGATGAAGCCCAGGCGCTTGGTGCCGACGTGCTCGAAGCGATTCGCATGTCGACGAACATTCACAGTGGTGGCCAACCTCGAGTGTTTGCTGTGGTTGTAGGCGGAGTGCGGCTCGATGATACGCTCGCCGCACCTTCGATGGAGCCCTTCTCGCAGCGGATCGCGGCTCGTTGCTACTTGCATCCGATGAACGCCGATGAGACGCGTCACTACATTACCGAGACGATCCAGTGCTGTGGCGCCGACCCCGATTCGACCATCACGGGCGAAGCGATCTCAGCGGTCCACCACGCATGTAGTGGGGTTCCCCGCTTGGTGAATCAAATTATGACCGAAGCGATCGATATCGCTGAGGCTGCGGACGAGTCCTTGATCTCCGATTACACCATCGACTGTGCTTGGGCCCAATTGCAACAATTGCCCAGCCCGATGATTGAGTCGCCGGAATTCGCAAGCCAAGGGGCGCCGGTTGAGTTCGGAGAGCTCGAGGAACTCGATGAGACCCCGGGTGCCGACGCTCGCGTCGAGGAAGAAGTCGCCACCGCCAAAGTGGATTCGCAAGCATGCGACCCCAGTGAAGTGGACTGCGAGGCAGGTGCCTGCGATGAAATGGTTTGCGAGCAAGAAAACGAAGCGGCCGACTGTGTTGCCGCGACCGGTTCTGCAGCAACCGAGTCCGCAGATGAAAAGCGTGACCTTGTCGCCTCGACCATTCGTGAAAACATGCTCAGTGCCGACGTTGCCTCGGAGCATGCGGAAACAGTGAAGGGAGAGACCCAGTATCATTCGCTTGTTTCGTTTCCCGTTTCCAAGGTTTCGACGCTCGGCGAACGCCGCGCCGCGGTCAAGGACCCCAGCGTGATCTTTGGTGAGTTTGATGACGAAGAGGATGTGTGTTTGGGAAGTGCTGGCAAGCCAGCGGGAGCGAGGGGCGTCGCCGAATCCACTCCACTCCCACCTGCCTCGACTCCGTGCATGGATTCCGATTCGACAGGTTCCCGAACCATCGACTCGCAATCGATCGATTCTCAGTGTGATGATCTCGAAGCGATGTTGCATCAAGAGATCATTGGGATCGGCGATATGTCAGCGAATGCTAATTTCTTAGCCTTGCATGAGGCCGCCGATCAAGCGTGGGCCGAAGCAAGGTTGAACGAGGCAACGTCGAGTGAGCATTCCGATGTGGAATCGTTCGTCGACGAAGCCGAAGCGATGCCTAGCACCCTGTCGCTCCATGTCGACGAGCGTCGCACGAGTTCCTGTGAACTTGAGACGAAGCTCCGCACGGACTTATCCGACGGCTCGCTTCGTTTGACCGTACGCGACGACAGCGATCTGTTGATCATCGAAGAGGACGTCGATCTTTCCCGATCATCGAGCTCGACCTCATCGGAGCGAGATCAGACCGAGGTGTCGGTCGATTGCCATGCGATGATTCAGCGGATGCGAACGGGTTGTGGATCTTAG
- the glmS gene encoding glutamine--fructose-6-phosphate transaminase (isomerizing) gives MCGIVGYVGSDNACDFLIGGLRRLEYRGYDSAGVAIYGGSTFHITRSVGRIDALAMQLGAVPPNGTLGLGHTRWATHGPATIENAHPHLGGDGEIVLVHNGVIENFQTLKDELIQKGYHFVSATDSEVIAHLVAESLKNTPETVGQPNLRYLNAVQGAISRLRGTYGLAIAFRDHPNFMIAARFGSPLVLGVGKGEYFVASDASPLVGRTDRIVYLADHQIAVLTPEGFSVLHRDQGKVRVNIRQLETDSSEATREGFEHYMLKEIYEQPESIRNAMRGRLDEENATAVFGGLNLTPQQSRMVERIILTGCGTSWHSGLVGEYLIEDLARIPVSVEYASELRYRNPPIENNTLVFGITQSGETADTLAALRETKRKGHRTLAICNVVGSSIAQAADGGVYLYAGPEIGVASTKAFTSQCCVLAMLGLYFGRLRHLSFERGKQIIEELRQLPNAIQQTLGCNEQVRDVAQKYQNASTVLYLGRQFNFPTALEGALKLKEISYIHAEGYPAAEMKHGPIALVDKETPSVFIIPRGTTYTKVMANMEEVKARGGPVIALANEDDPQVQAVADDVIHVPQVPEFLQPIVNVVPLQLLAYHIALLRGCDVDKPRNLAKSVTVE, from the coding sequence ATGTGTGGAATTGTCGGTTACGTCGGTAGCGATAACGCATGCGATTTTTTGATCGGCGGATTGCGTCGGCTTGAGTACCGTGGCTACGACAGTGCCGGAGTTGCGATTTACGGCGGCAGCACATTCCACATCACACGCTCGGTCGGTCGGATCGATGCGCTTGCGATGCAGCTCGGTGCGGTGCCACCCAACGGCACGCTGGGGTTGGGCCACACCCGCTGGGCCACTCATGGACCGGCCACGATTGAAAATGCACATCCTCATCTCGGGGGCGATGGCGAGATCGTTTTAGTCCACAACGGCGTGATCGAGAACTTCCAGACTCTGAAGGACGAGTTGATCCAAAAGGGTTACCACTTTGTTTCGGCAACCGATAGCGAAGTGATCGCCCACTTGGTCGCCGAAAGCTTGAAGAACACGCCGGAAACCGTGGGACAACCGAACCTACGCTATCTGAACGCGGTGCAAGGGGCGATCTCACGTCTGAGAGGGACCTACGGATTGGCGATTGCCTTTCGCGACCATCCCAACTTCATGATCGCCGCTCGATTCGGCAGCCCGTTAGTCCTCGGAGTCGGCAAAGGAGAGTACTTTGTCGCGAGTGACGCTTCGCCATTGGTCGGACGCACCGATCGGATTGTTTATTTGGCCGATCACCAAATCGCCGTCCTGACACCGGAGGGCTTTTCGGTACTGCACCGCGACCAGGGGAAAGTTCGCGTCAACATTCGCCAATTAGAAACCGATTCGAGCGAAGCGACTCGCGAGGGATTTGAGCACTACATGCTCAAGGAGATCTATGAGCAACCCGAGTCGATTCGCAATGCCATGCGCGGTCGGTTGGACGAAGAAAATGCGACCGCAGTCTTCGGTGGGCTGAATCTGACTCCGCAACAATCAAGAATGGTCGAGCGGATCATTTTGACGGGCTGTGGAACGAGTTGGCACTCGGGGTTGGTCGGAGAGTATTTGATCGAAGATCTCGCCCGAATTCCCGTCAGCGTGGAATACGCCAGCGAATTGCGTTACCGAAATCCGCCAATCGAAAACAACACGTTGGTGTTCGGGATTACGCAAAGCGGCGAGACGGCCGACACGCTTGCCGCCCTCCGTGAAACGAAGCGAAAAGGGCATCGCACGCTCGCGATTTGTAACGTCGTGGGTAGTTCGATTGCGCAAGCCGCCGATGGAGGAGTCTATTTGTATGCCGGACCCGAAATTGGGGTCGCCAGCACCAAGGCGTTTACGTCCCAGTGTTGTGTGCTGGCGATGCTCGGATTGTACTTTGGCCGCTTGCGACATTTGAGCTTTGAGCGGGGTAAGCAGATCATTGAAGAATTGCGTCAATTGCCAAACGCGATTCAGCAAACGCTCGGCTGTAACGAGCAAGTCCGCGACGTTGCCCAAAAGTACCAAAACGCATCGACGGTGTTGTATCTTGGTCGTCAGTTCAATTTTCCCACCGCACTCGAAGGAGCGCTGAAGCTAAAAGAGATCAGCTACATTCACGCCGAAGGCTATCCCGCCGCCGAAATGAAGCACGGTCCGATCGCGCTGGTCGACAAAGAAACGCCAAGTGTTTTCATCATTCCGCGTGGCACGACCTACACTAAAGTCATGGCGAACATGGAAGAGGTCAAAGCACGCGGTGGTCCTGTGATCGCATTGGCTAACGAGGATGATCCGCAAGTCCAGGCGGTTGCCGATGATGTCATTCATGTCCCCCAGGTGCCCGAGTTTCTTCAGCCGATCGTCAACGTGGTTCCCCTGCAATTGCTGGCATACCACATCGCGCTGTTGCGAGGATGCGATGTGGATAAACCGCGAAACTTGGCGAAAAGTGTAACCGTCGAGTGA
- a CDS encoding S8 family peptidase, which yields MKNLDRNQRIGDQDGIEICEERLALSASLPSDLLLEALSIGLSHDPLDSSLSTNSASPLPLSLQSFDAQSSVGIDAASVNEPPPDLIEQANELRGQTPLSGNPLDGRGQTVAVIDSGIAWDHVALGGGFGPGYRVIGGWDFAESDANPYDDGPAGFHGTHVAGVLAGQSDSLSGIAPQADIVALRVFDDAGLGQLSWIEDSLKWVHEHRNQFDSPITTVNLSVGAALNAENLADAMSILEDDLRLLREDGILVFAAAGNSFGNSVNDTSLMYPAASDSVVAVGSVNEFSQLSTFSQRSDGLLATSGESIHSSVPDHVYGWDGNVDDFASLDGTSMATPQVAATSMLIRQSMIDQGLEPTADDILARLRDSTITRIDPQTGASYHVIDLQAAILAVPSETEPNAEHVNTPVDETVNSPLDEIAVTEFIGSNENESLVLDLRNGIELRSGGNVYRFDATDSLTSPIVIDVGAGADSLHIIGSPDAERLVMHPPSSHEASRISSNTYEIELRGVETLIFDGGGGADRATLNDSAGDDTLRSGPGKTELSGVGFQFEVNEVSRIYVHATQGGEDHAFLHDTAGDDTLAVRPQFTSLRSENFFQAAYGFERVYAYATAGGNDTATLYDSAGNDTMSISSSRSIISGPGYQVSARGFDSVEAFANGGGDDVVKIYADEVHSQWHQSSDRLQWTGQDGTTRIARGFERMQAFEEYEPIAISPQSLSFPALLANQDSLANQDSEERLRRERLASQSVFQWLGSESPE from the coding sequence ATGAAGAACTTGGATCGCAACCAACGCATCGGTGACCAGGATGGGATCGAAATCTGTGAAGAACGACTGGCGTTGTCGGCAAGTCTCCCCAGCGATCTGCTACTCGAAGCCCTCAGCATCGGGTTGTCCCACGATCCGCTCGACTCATCGCTATCGACAAACAGCGCCTCACCGCTACCCCTCTCCCTCCAGAGCTTCGATGCTCAGAGCTCCGTTGGGATTGACGCAGCCTCGGTCAACGAGCCCCCACCCGATTTGATCGAACAAGCCAATGAGCTCCGCGGTCAAACGCCGCTGAGCGGTAATCCTTTGGACGGTCGCGGCCAAACCGTCGCCGTTATCGATAGCGGCATCGCCTGGGACCACGTTGCTCTGGGCGGCGGCTTCGGCCCGGGATACCGGGTCATCGGCGGCTGGGACTTTGCCGAGAGCGATGCCAACCCTTACGACGATGGACCGGCTGGTTTCCATGGAACCCATGTCGCCGGAGTACTAGCGGGCCAATCTGATTCGCTTTCGGGCATTGCCCCTCAGGCGGACATTGTCGCTCTCCGCGTGTTTGACGACGCGGGACTTGGACAACTCAGCTGGATCGAAGATTCGCTGAAGTGGGTTCACGAACATCGCAACCAATTTGATTCGCCGATCACCACCGTGAACTTATCCGTCGGTGCGGCGTTGAACGCCGAAAATCTAGCCGATGCGATGTCCATCCTCGAAGACGACTTGAGGTTGCTTCGCGAAGACGGCATCCTTGTCTTTGCCGCCGCAGGAAATTCCTTCGGCAACTCCGTCAATGACACCAGCTTGATGTACCCAGCCGCCAGCGATTCGGTCGTCGCGGTAGGGTCCGTCAATGAGTTCAGCCAACTCAGCACCTTTTCACAGCGTAGTGACGGGCTGCTGGCGACCAGCGGCGAATCGATCCACAGCTCGGTCCCCGATCACGTTTATGGTTGGGACGGAAACGTCGACGACTTCGCATCGCTCGACGGTACCAGCATGGCGACGCCTCAAGTCGCCGCCACATCGATGTTGATTCGCCAATCGATGATCGACCAAGGACTCGAGCCGACCGCCGACGATATTTTGGCGCGATTGCGTGACTCGACCATCACGCGAATCGATCCACAAACCGGAGCCTCTTACCACGTCATCGATTTGCAAGCGGCGATCCTTGCCGTCCCCTCGGAAACCGAGCCCAATGCAGAGCACGTCAACACGCCTGTTGACGAGACCGTCAACTCGCCGCTTGACGAAATCGCAGTGACGGAGTTCATCGGCAGCAACGAAAATGAGTCGTTGGTTCTTGACCTGCGAAACGGCATCGAACTTCGCAGCGGTGGCAACGTGTACCGCTTCGATGCCACCGATTCATTGACGAGTCCCATCGTCATTGACGTGGGCGCGGGCGCCGATTCGTTACACATCATCGGTTCGCCCGATGCCGAACGGCTGGTCATGCATCCACCGTCGTCCCACGAAGCAAGTCGCATTTCGTCCAACACCTACGAGATCGAATTGCGGGGTGTGGAAACGTTGATCTTCGACGGCGGCGGTGGCGCCGACCGCGCGACACTGAATGATTCCGCTGGCGACGACACGCTTCGTTCGGGTCCCGGCAAAACGGAACTGTCAGGGGTCGGATTCCAGTTCGAAGTCAACGAGGTCTCACGAATTTATGTGCATGCGACCCAAGGCGGCGAGGACCATGCGTTTTTGCACGATACCGCCGGTGACGACACGCTCGCGGTGCGGCCTCAGTTCACCAGCCTTCGCAGCGAAAACTTCTTTCAAGCCGCCTACGGTTTCGAACGCGTGTACGCCTATGCCACCGCAGGCGGCAACGACACCGCGACGCTGTACGATTCCGCAGGCAACGACACGATGAGCATTTCATCCAGCCGATCCATCATCAGCGGCCCAGGGTATCAAGTCAGCGCTCGCGGCTTCGATTCAGTCGAAGCGTTTGCCAATGGAGGTGGCGACGACGTGGTCAAGATCTACGCCGACGAGGTGCACAGCCAATGGCACCAAAGCAGTGACCGATTGCAATGGACCGGCCAAGATGGAACCACCCGCATCGCTCGTGGCTTCGAACGGATGCAGGCCTTTGAAGAATACGAACCGATCGCAATCTCCCCTCAATCGCTGAGCTTCCCCGCCTTGCTCGCCAACCAAGACTCGCTCGCCAACCAAGATTCCGAAGAACGCCTCCGCCGCGAACGACTCGCATCTCAATCGGTATTCCAGTGGCTCGGCTCGGAATCGCCCGAATAA
- a CDS encoding DUF1501 domain-containing protein — protein sequence MTPNQTDRLCDRNAHFSRRTLLGAGASGLFLSQLSRALARADETGVTDRGRPLSVILLWLEGGPSQLETFDPHPGSAIGGETKAIATSVDGIEIADTLPQVAEQMQLASLVRSVTSKEGDHQRAVYNVKTGFRPDPTLIHPSIGAVVCQSDPGESDIPRHISIVPGGSPGRGGYLGGAFDAFKMGDPAGPVPDVRRPVGKDRYDKRIDDLYDVVEAEFRRGRLANLDANRTLHRTATDAALRMMSSDQLAAFDVSAESRSVLDAFGDSAFGRGCLAASRLIEAGTRCVEVTLGGWDSHINNHSLQSSACAKLDPALASLLVRLRDRDLLASTLVVCGGEFGRTPTINPAGGRDHWPHGFSTLLAGCGIRPGTVYGETSPDPKLDRKNPMQDVAEVTTVADLHATILAALGVPYGEELYTPIGRPMKRSEGTPIGSLLS from the coding sequence ATGACTCCGAATCAAACGGATCGGCTGTGCGATCGCAACGCCCACTTTTCGCGACGAACGTTGCTCGGAGCGGGAGCGAGCGGGTTGTTCCTTTCTCAGCTCTCGCGTGCGTTGGCGCGGGCGGACGAGACCGGGGTGACCGATCGCGGGCGACCTTTGAGTGTGATCTTGTTGTGGTTAGAAGGGGGCCCAAGCCAACTCGAAACGTTTGACCCGCATCCGGGGAGCGCGATCGGTGGCGAGACGAAAGCGATCGCGACTTCGGTTGACGGAATTGAGATTGCAGACACGTTGCCGCAAGTCGCCGAGCAGATGCAGTTGGCATCGCTCGTCCGCAGTGTGACAAGCAAAGAGGGGGATCATCAACGGGCGGTCTATAATGTGAAGACCGGTTTTCGGCCGGATCCGACGCTGATCCATCCTTCGATTGGGGCGGTGGTTTGTCAGTCGGATCCAGGCGAATCGGACATCCCGCGACACATTTCGATCGTTCCTGGCGGGTCGCCGGGGCGGGGTGGATATCTCGGCGGTGCCTTTGACGCATTTAAGATGGGGGATCCCGCGGGCCCTGTCCCCGACGTTCGTCGGCCGGTCGGAAAGGACCGTTATGACAAGCGGATTGACGATCTTTACGATGTGGTTGAAGCGGAGTTTCGGCGTGGACGCTTGGCCAATCTCGATGCGAATCGAACGCTTCATCGAACGGCCACCGATGCGGCATTGCGAATGATGTCAAGCGATCAACTCGCTGCGTTTGATGTCTCGGCCGAATCACGCAGCGTGCTGGATGCGTTTGGCGATTCAGCGTTCGGGCGCGGTTGTTTGGCGGCGAGCCGCTTGATCGAAGCGGGGACACGATGCGTCGAAGTCACGCTGGGGGGATGGGATTCGCACATCAACAACCATTCGCTGCAGTCGTCGGCATGCGCGAAGCTCGATCCAGCGCTTGCCTCGCTGCTGGTGCGACTCCGTGATCGGGACTTGCTCGCCAGCACTTTGGTGGTTTGCGGAGGCGAATTTGGCCGGACCCCTACGATCAATCCTGCGGGAGGCCGCGATCATTGGCCGCATGGATTCTCGACCCTGTTGGCCGGTTGTGGGATTCGCCCGGGCACCGTCTATGGGGAGACTTCGCCCGACCCGAAGTTGGATCGCAAAAACCCGATGCAAGATGTCGCGGAGGTGACCACGGTGGCCGACCTGCACGCGACGATATTAGCGGCACTCGGGGTGCCGTACGGCGAAGAGCTTTACACGCCGATTGGCCGGCCGATGAAACGCAGCGAAGGGACGCCCATCGGATCGCTGCTGAGTTAG
- the leuD gene encoding 3-isopropylmalate dehydratase small subunit, protein MQDFKVHSGKVVTMDRANVDTDQIIPKQFLKRIERTGFGQFLFFDWRFLDDGTTPNPEFELNQPEAQGASILITRQNFGNGSSREHAVWALNDYGFRSVIAPSFADIFFNNCFKNGVLPITLSEADVDELFKRAAEHPSYEITVNLETQTISDNLGFERRFEVDASRRHNMLNGLDDIALTLQHEDKISSYEAARSW, encoded by the coding sequence ATGCAAGACTTCAAAGTACATTCCGGCAAAGTCGTGACGATGGATCGCGCCAACGTCGACACGGACCAAATCATCCCCAAGCAATTCCTCAAACGGATCGAGCGCACGGGATTTGGCCAATTCCTCTTTTTCGACTGGCGTTTCCTCGACGACGGCACCACCCCCAACCCCGAGTTTGAGCTCAATCAGCCCGAGGCGCAAGGCGCATCGATCCTGATCACTCGCCAAAACTTTGGCAACGGAAGCAGTCGCGAGCACGCGGTTTGGGCGTTGAACGACTACGGATTTCGCTCCGTGATCGCCCCTTCGTTTGCAGACATCTTTTTCAACAACTGCTTCAAGAATGGCGTGCTGCCGATCACGTTGTCCGAAGCCGACGTCGACGAACTGTTTAAGCGTGCCGCCGAGCACCCGTCTTACGAAATAACCGTTAACCTCGAGACGCAAACGATCTCAGACAACCTTGGATTCGAGCGTCGCTTCGAAGTCGACGCCAGCCGTCGCCACAACATGCTCAATGGACTCGACGATATCGCGTTGACACTTCAACACGAAGATAAAATCTCGAGCTACGAAGCCGCCCGCAGCTGGTAG
- the leuC gene encoding 3-isopropylmalate dehydratase large subunit has protein sequence MSESQTSTGKTSAPRTMLDKIWDEHVVFQDTAGPAILYVDLHLVHEVTSPQAFEGLRLANRPIRRPERTIATPDHNVPTSDRSLPIADPISRKQIETLRENCKEFGVTLFDIDDVRQGIVHVIGPENGYTQPGMTIVCGDSHTATHGAFGALAFGIGTSEVEHVMATQTLLQFKPKTFELRVDGELPRGVTAKDMILYLIGQIGTAGGTGYVLEFTGDCVRNLTMEERMTVCNMSIEAGARAGMIAPDEVTFDYLRGLPEVPADFDAAVRRWKSLPTDPGATYDRSNVYQGKDIEPQVTWGTNPGQVLGITATVPDPADFSDATEQKSTAQALEYMGLTAKTKLQDVSLDRVFIGSCTNARIEDLRAAAAVAKGHHVSSNVDAMVVPGSGQVKLQAEKEGLDKIFKEAGFDWREAGCSMCLAMNPDKLAPGERCASTSNRNFEGRQGKGGRTHLVSPAMAAAAAISGRFTDIRDWDFKSV, from the coding sequence ATGTCTGAATCTCAAACGTCTACGGGAAAAACGTCCGCCCCACGGACCATGCTCGACAAAATCTGGGACGAGCACGTCGTCTTCCAAGACACCGCTGGACCCGCAATCCTGTATGTCGATTTGCACCTGGTTCACGAGGTCACTAGCCCCCAAGCGTTCGAGGGACTGCGTCTAGCCAACCGCCCCATCCGTCGTCCCGAGCGGACGATCGCGACCCCGGATCATAACGTCCCCACCAGCGACCGTAGTTTGCCGATCGCCGACCCGATCAGCCGTAAACAGATCGAAACGTTGCGTGAAAACTGTAAAGAGTTTGGCGTCACGCTGTTTGACATCGACGATGTCCGTCAAGGAATCGTGCACGTCATCGGCCCTGAAAACGGCTACACCCAACCCGGCATGACGATCGTCTGCGGCGATAGCCATACCGCCACTCACGGTGCGTTCGGGGCCTTGGCCTTTGGCATCGGCACCAGCGAAGTGGAACACGTGATGGCGACGCAAACGCTGTTGCAATTCAAGCCCAAGACCTTCGAGCTTCGCGTTGACGGCGAGCTCCCACGGGGCGTCACCGCCAAGGACATGATCCTGTATTTGATCGGCCAAATCGGCACCGCCGGGGGAACCGGTTACGTGTTGGAGTTCACCGGCGATTGCGTTCGAAATCTAACGATGGAAGAACGCATGACGGTTTGCAACATGTCGATCGAAGCGGGAGCTCGAGCCGGCATGATCGCTCCGGACGAAGTCACCTTTGATTACTTGCGAGGGCTGCCCGAAGTCCCAGCCGATTTTGATGCCGCCGTTCGCCGCTGGAAATCGCTGCCCACCGATCCGGGTGCGACCTATGACCGATCGAATGTTTACCAAGGCAAAGACATCGAACCCCAGGTCACTTGGGGCACCAACCCAGGCCAGGTTCTCGGCATCACCGCAACGGTTCCCGACCCAGCCGATTTCTCGGACGCGACCGAACAAAAGTCGACCGCTCAAGCACTCGAATACATGGGTTTGACGGCCAAGACGAAGCTTCAAGATGTCTCCCTTGATCGGGTGTTCATCGGCTCGTGCACCAATGCCCGTATCGAAGACTTGCGTGCGGCCGCCGCGGTAGCCAAAGGCCATCACGTCTCGAGCAACGTCGACGCGATGGTGGTTCCCGGCAGTGGTCAAGTCAAACTGCAAGCTGAAAAAGAAGGCCTCGACAAGATCTTCAAGGAAGCGGGTTTCGATTGGCGTGAAGCGGGTTGCAGCATGTGCTTGGCCATGAACCCCGACAAACTGGCTCCCGGTGAACGATGTGCCAGCACGAGCAACCGCAACTTCGAAGGCCGACAAGGCAAAGGCGGCCGGACCCATTTGGTCAGTCCCGCGATGGCCGCAGCGGCCGCGATCTCAGGGCGTTTCACCGACATCCGCGATTGGGATTTCAAGTCAGTCTAG